ATACAAAGCAATCACTTAACACATACTCAGATGAAAGTGCTGATGAGTATGAAGATCAAGAATCACTTTCTTCGtcttcctcttcctctGGgtcaaatgatgatgatgatgatgattatcTTGAAACAACCGTTATTAACAACTCAATAGCAGAGCCTACTTCGAATGacaatgatgataatttgTATCCTTTACCGCATGATCCAGTTGAACGCGATTATGATATCCCTGTTTGCGAGCACCATCCACCTAGTATATTAGGATTTGTAAGAAAGAATGTTGGGAAAGATTTGTCCACACTTCGTATGCCTGTTGACATCAATGAGCCAATTTCTATTTTACAGAAGTATGCggaaatatttgaatatagtgaattgattgataatgCGTTGCAGGTAACTCGTGAAGATGATACTGGTGAAAGGATACTAAGGATCGCAGCTTTTGCAGTAAGTTTTCTTTCTCCCATGAGGGTTAAGGAAAGAAATGCACGTAAGCCATTCAATCCATTATTAGGGGAAACATATGAATTGGTCCGCGAAGACCATGGCATACGATTGATAAGTGAAAAAGTTAGCCATAGGCCGCCAGTTTTTGCAATGTTTGCTGAATCAAAAGATTGGACCTTCTCATTTAGTCCTGCTCCAAATCAAAAGTTCTGGGGTAAAAACTTTGAAGTTTTTACAAATGGTATATGCAAATTAACGATCAGATCTACTGGTGAATTATTCACATGGAACCAACCAATaactttattgaaaaatattatcGCCggtgaaaaatattcagaGCCGTCTTCAGAAATTATTGTAAAATCTTCAACCGGATTCAAAgcaattgttgaatttgctAAAAGTGGTATGTTTAGTGGAAGATCCGAAGACTTAactattaaatcaattggtccaaataaaaaaaatttgcCATATTCAGTTACCGGTAAATGGACTGAATCATTGACTTTGAAAACCAATACTacagaaaaattaatttggaCCGTTGGAGAATTGTTACCCAACTACACCAAGAAATATGGTTTTACTAAATATGCTGGTTCGTTGAATAAAATCACAGATATTGAACGTGGTAACTTGCCACCAACAGATACAAGATTGAGACCAGATATCTTGGTATATAGAAGTGGTGATGTACCTAAGGCTGAGGTGCTTAAGGTTAGTATTGAAGACATGCAAAGAGAAAAGAGAAAGGAATTAGATATTAGTGGGGGAATTTATAAGCCCAAATTTTTCACGCAGGTTGGTGGTGATGAAAAGTCTCCAGACACTGGTGAATGGGTTTATATCACCGGTGAAAAAAGTTATTGGAATAGAAGAGAAAATAACGACTGGGAAGACTTACCTAGTTTATGGTGATGAATCTTGTTCGTTTACTGAAGTCCTTTTTgcatatttaaatttatatatattttttagTATTTGTTTTGTAGTGTTGAAGtaatatatgatatttatcaataagttttgaataaagatGCACGAATTAcagaatttttaaaaatgtGCGAAATAATTGTGAATAAGTTTAGAATTTCATACAAGCCAATAATACATACCAAATTAAATAACTAACGGTTAAACTATAGTTTGAGGTTTAGCCTTTCTtcagaattatttcttgATGGCATATCAAAGAGATCTAAGCTTTCCGGGTCCATGCTTGAATTCAAAGTTGAACTATTCATATTTCTCGAATTTCTTGTGAATAGTAAAAATTGCAACTGCTTCCGTAAACTATTAATCAAAACCCTTTgcaaatttaaatcatctttcatcataaaattatcattaaccAATCCAttgattattgattttctaTCAGTTAAAGAGGAATTCTCTCTATCTATAAACGGGATTATTTTTTCTTCCATTTCGAATTTTAACCTATCAATCTCATAATTTAAATAGATCAATTTATCTTGATCTTCCAAAGACGTAATCGAGgaattatatttgtttatttcttcaatcgGTTCATTGTAGCCTAAATTTGTTATCTTACCTTGAATTATCAGACTTAAAATCTTATTGATTTGCTTCTGTAAAAAATTGTTCTCTGTTGATACAGAATCTATCTTGTCATTAAGCCTATTAATATATGGCAATAACTGGTTTAATTGACAATTGTTTTTTTGTAAATGAATTTCCAACGCAGGTTCATTATTTCCTATCCAGCTACAACCAATTTCGCGAGCTGGACACTTGAAATGCCGAATCTTGGAACAATTCTCTTTATGTTTATTTAAATGTTTAAGCGGTATCATATCGTTTAAACACAAGTCGCATGTCTGATAATTGTATATACATTCATCTGACAAATGCAGCTCCTCAGATATCCTTGTAAGATCTGTATTACAATATTCGCATGGGAATATTTCATGAATGCATTTAGTTTCATTGTCAGAAAGAAATCTTCGTTCTACTGTCATGGTGCAAACTTCGTCACTATCGtaatcatcatcaacattatcgttgtcttcttcattgCTCTTCCTTATAAATCTTTTCCCATTACACTGAACACCTGTATAACCACAGTCCGATATTACATGATGTTCTAACTCCCAGCGACATCCAGTCCATTTGCAGCCTCTTTCATGATTCAAACAGTACACTTGAAGgtcatcaattaaattgGTAACAAGCAAAGGCGTGGGGAATAAGTCGTTCACATTGGATGCATCCAAAGGTGTTCTATCCAATGGACATGACCCTTTCAAGTCATCGTTAATATTCCCATTGAAAGCTTTAAAGCATTCATAAATGCAGCTTTTACAAAACGTATGCCCGCATATCGTTGTTAGTGGCTCTAAAAAAGGCTGCTGACAGACTGGACAATTCAAATGTTCCGTAGATGTCTTATATTTAATGTTTCTTAAATCTGGTTTAGCGTTATGATTAATCGAATTGAATGAAGTTGCGTAGTCtgtaattttaatttcatcatcatagCGACAATAAATGCTTTCTGTGTTAGTTAATGAAACGTTCTCTAGCATTTCATCAATACCATTTATCAGATCTTTAACATCGTCTGACATTATACAATCTCCATCAGCTAAGTCATAAGTTTCCTGACAAGATGAATGTTGATCATTCTACTCTATCATACGCTAAAATTTGGAGTCCTGACCTCGGTATATCGGTTGTCGCACGGAAGCCTTAGGGTTTCTTGTGATGATTAGGTATAATGTATTCTAAAAAATTGCTAACAGAAACCtagaagaatattgttCAAGAAAATGGGTTCTATATTGctagaaataaaatattccaTCTTGTATTCGTGGTATTCAATAATCAGACTAAAGATATACTAAAAAATTAGATATAGGTCGTACCCGGATTCGAACTGGGGTTGTCCGGATCAAAACCGAAAGTGATAACCACTACACTATACAACCGATTTATTTCATCCAAATGAATGGATATATCCAGTGATTTCTGAAGCTTCTAAAACCTAAAAAAATGGTGCAGCAGCTCCATCGCCTCGTAAGTCTGAACCAGCTGCATATATTAACTGACCATCTTTAGAAATATCCTTGATTATTTGAGCACGTCCAAACATTTTTCTGTCATGCCCAGTAACTACCTTTGTAGTATGTCccaattttgataattcttcaacaacaTTTGGATCAATTCCATCTTCTAATGCAACTTCAGTCACAGCAGTTGATACTGGTCCATCACTGCCTTTACCTCTATCTGAATCCATTCTATCCTTTGTAGCATTGAGACAAAACCTTGGCAGATCAATCAGCTGTTGAGGGGTAAAACCAAAGACACATAAATTCAAGACATGTTGCACTTGACCGACTGGTTGCATGTAACCACCCATGTTACCGAATGctgcaaataatgaatcatcttttgaatttgtaATTAATGAAGGGATGATTGTATGGTAAGGTCTCTTACCTCCTTCAAAACAATTTTTAAGATCAGGTGTTAAGTTGAAATTAGCACCTCTGTTGTGTAAACAAAATCCGTAATCTGGAACAGCGATACCAGAaccaaaatcatcatataCAGAATTGATAAATGAGCAAGCGTCTCCATTCGAATCAGTAACTGCAAGGTATACAGTGTCGGATTTATATCTGGGGTTTGGTACTCCGTGCTCGATAACACTACTatctaatattttatcCATGCTGAATAATTCAGCTCTTTTTTTCAAGTAGGATTCACTTAAGAGGTCATCAAGTGggatttttgaaaattcagGATCTGTAACATATTCATCCGAATCATAAAATGCAATCTTCGATGCCTCAATTAAAACATGGAGGTACTCTGCTGAGTTATGTTTCAATTTATACAAATCAATCTTGCCACTTTTATGAAGCTGCTGAATAATTCCTAACGACAATAATGCAACCAAACCCTGGCCGTTAGGTGGAATCTCCCATACTTTGTAATCTTCGAATTTAGTATTAATTGGGTCTACAACAGTCGATGTATGGGTCGctaaatctttcaaatctaaTTTATGATCTCTAGACGATGTTTCTCTGATAATTGCTTCCGCTACTGGACCTTGGTAGAAACCTTCCTTTCCACCTTTAGCAATAGCTCTAAATGCCTTAGCAAGCGGTTTATTAGTAACGAAGTCTCCTTCATTTGGGGCTGCATTACCAAAAAGGAACATGTTTTCAATTAGTTTGGGGTCAGGATTTTGTTTTTTAAGCTTATCCTCGGCACTTTTCCATAATAGACATGCTATCTCACACACCGGGAATCCATCTTCGGCTAGCGAAATTGCTGGTTCCAAAATCTCTTCGAGAGTTACATTTTTAGACCCCCACTTTTCATAAGAATCCACCCACCCGGCCACTGCCCCGGGAACATTTACCGTCAATACAGACTCAGGAGGAATTCTTTTCATTGGCTGACCATTATTGTAGCGATCAcagatattttgaatggtCAAGTTTTTGGCTGACCTCCCAGTACCATTCATGCCATGGACTTCCTTAGTCTCACGCTTGTAGTATAACGAAAAGCAATCACCTCCAATACCAGTGGAGCCTGGCTCAACAACACACAATGCTGCAGAAACAGCAATTGCTGCATCAACACAATTGCCTCCTTTAGacaatattttaatacCTGCGTGATTGGCCAATGCTTGGGACGAGACAACCATCCCCTTGGTAGAGTACACGGTTGACCTCCGTGAATTGAACTTGATAAAATCCGTTACTAAACTTTCTTTCATTCCCTACTTCACAGATATCTATAAGCTTTTAGAAATTTCCAATAGTAATTATTCttagaaaattttcattccTTAATTTGTGGGGGTATTTATACAAATAAAATGAATTGTGAATTGTGGAGGTTCTTCACCTGTGTATGATTCATCCAACCACTTATGCCGTATTGTGAAGACCATGGATTGTATATAATCCCGAGGATGCATACTAAACAATAACACTTATGTAAACATTTGAGGTAGGTGAAATTTTATgagaataaaaattatactTGTCTAGCGTGCTAAAAAGCGAATCAACATGATAAGATGCCTAAACGAACGATATCACAAGcagaattagaagaatcAGGAGTCTTCGAGTCAGATTCAGAAGAATCGGAATATGAACCTACGAGACattatgataatgaatttcaaGACGTTGAGAATCAAGTGATACGGTATGTCATGAGCAGAGAATTGAAAAGTCAGATTATTAGAAGAGAACACATCACACAACTATATTCGAACCGTCGAATTAACTACGATGCATTGATTACCAGGGTGAAACTTACTTTAAAGGAAGTGTACGGGCTTACACTAGTAGTTGTGCCACCAAAAAGAGGAgacaagaagaataagTCAAGCCATAGTAATGGGAAACAGCAATTGATGTTGACGAATTGTTTGAGTCCTGAAGGTCGCATCGTGCTACAGGAAATTTGGCTTACGGATAGTGAAGCTGGAATACCCAACAACAGAAATAGTGGTGACAATCAATACTTCTTACCCAAATACAATAAGACGTCGAGTTTGGGATCTAATACTGACATGGTTAAAACAGGGGTGACATTATTAATCATGTCGCTCCTCATAATATCAGAGAATCACATGTCGGAATACGAGTTGGTTAATGGCCTAAAGCGCTTTGGCCTATCCGACCATCCTAATTTTAAGAACTCGAGTTTCAATGCCAGTTTACCCGACCTCATCAATGAACTCGTCAAAAAGGAGTACTTAGATAAAGAAGTACAGAAGGATTCCAATAATGTCGAAAATGTCGACTATAAATTAGGAAGACGTTCTCTAGTCGAGTTTACACCACTCTCAGTGTTTGCATATATCAAGGCCGTTTACGGAGATGACTTCGACATCGATACCGAAAAGAAAGCATTGACAACAATAGAAAAAGCGTATGGTATATCATTAGATGTAGTACCGGCACCGGCACTTGTACCTGAACAAACCTCTACCCAAGAACTAGATAATCACGATCCGAACCCCGTAAATGAACAAGATGACAGAGACTCATCATGAGCCGAATACAAATGATTATATGATCGACTGAGACATTCAATTAGACTTGTGGTACTGGTTTACGTAAGTATCCTGAGTCCAGTTGTTGCGGCCATAGACCGTAGTAGTGCGTCGTTGACACATGCATAGTACGACCATATTTAAACAAACTCAAAAGATTGCATAGGATCATTTTAAAGAGAATTGTATGTAGTATTGGTATATAAGGTCTATATTTAGGTTCAAGGTTAAGTGGAGACCGATATTTCACAAGATTGTTCTTATTGCCCAACTTTATATGAAAGAATATCACACGCATTTTTGAGTACGATCGTATAATAAAATCGAAAGTTATTCACGACTTGATTTTCAACTATTTACAcctaaatcaatataattGTTTTCTTAGAAATAGAcaaatcatttgatatattcatagcgtatattaataatggcTTTAGATACTTTAGATTATTCTGTAATGGTAGCGTTGGCGCTTGCCATTTTGGTATATTTTGGAAAGGATAAAATCTGGCCTGGAGACGATGGGACGTCGGCCGGTTTTGTTGCCAATGTATCAGCTGGAGGCCATTCCAGGGATTTGATAGAAACATTGAATAAAAACAATAAGAACTGCATTATTTTTTACGGAAGTCAAACAGGAACCGCTGAAGACTACGCGTCCAAGTTGTCTAAGGAATTAGGCTCGAGGTTCGGGTTAAAGTCGATGACAGTGGACTTTGCGGACTACgattttgataactttGCAGAAATTAGTGAAGATGTATTGTGCTTCTTTTTGATGGCTACTTATGGTGAAGGAGAGCCGACCGACAACGCTATTGagtttttcaatttcttagACAACGAGGCAGATACTCTCTCAACATTACGATTCTCCGTGTTCGGATTAGGTAACTCAACGTACGAGTTTTACAATGCCATAGGTAAGAAGGCCAACGAAAGGTTACAAGAGTTAGGAGCAGAAAGATTCAGTGCTTACGGAGAAGGAGACGATGGTTTGGGCACCATGGATGAAGATTTCTTGAGTTGGAAAGACCTGGTCATTGACtctttgaagaataatttaaattttgaagaacaCGAAGCCGTCTATCAACCaagtttgaatttgattgaatCTGTTCATTCGATCGATGATGCCGTAGTTTCACATGGTGAACCCAATTCCGCATATGTATCTAATTCGGTTGATTTGTCAAAGGGTCCATTTGATCACGCTCATCCATTTTTATCGAAAGTAGTAAAAACtcaagaattattcaattcaaagaCAAGGTCTTGTGTTCATGcagaatttgatttatccGGAACTAACTTAAGATATTCGACAGGTGATCACTTAGCCATCTGGCCATCAAACgcaaatgaaaatattgaaaaattcttagaagcatttgatttatatgatAAGACAGATAACGTTTTTGAACTTAAGGCCGCAGATTCAACAGTTGCGATTCCTTTCCATACTCCGATTACGTATGGTGCCGTTGTTAGACATCACTTAGAAATTTCTGGTGACGTCTCTAGACAGttcttattatcaattgCGCAGTTTGCAccagatgaagaaacaaagaaGGAAGCTTTAAGATTAGGTAATAGCAAAGAGTTGTTTGCCACGGAGATTCATGAAAAGTGTTACAACATGGCGGACGctttattaaagatttcaGATGGAAAACCATGGAATAATGTTCCCTTTGAATTTATAGTAGAATCCGTTCCACATTTGCAAGCACGTTACTATTCGATTTCTTCGTCGTCTTTGTCCGAAAAAACTGCTATACATGTTACAGCAGTAGTCGAATCTGAGAAAATAGGGAATCAACTAGTTACAGGGGTCGTCACTAActtattaaagaatatagaaattgaacaaaataataaaacagATAAACCCACTGTTACATACGATTTGAAAGGACCGAGAAACAAATTTTCGAACTATAAGTTGCCTGTACATGTTAGAAGATCAACATTTAAGTTACCTAGCAACCCATCAACCCCAATAATTTGTATTGGACCTGGTACTGGTATTGCTCCTTTCAGAGGTTTTATTAGAGAAAAAGTTTCtcaaattaaaatcaataatgcCACCATCGGTAAAATAATGTTGTTTTATGGTTGTAGGagtgaagatgaagattaCTTATACAAAGATGAATGGCCATCATATGCGCAAGCTTTAGGATCGCAATTTGAAATGAATGTTGCTTTTTCAAGAAAGGATCCTAAAAACAAAGAGTATGTTCAACACAAGTTATTAGAGAACGCTGAACagattaattcattattaaatgacGGCGCTTTTATATATGTCTGTGGTGATGCATCTAAAATGGCAAGAGATGTACAGAGTACGTTGACTAAGATCATAGCTaaaggaagaaatatttctgaTGAAAAGTCTGCTGAATTAATTAGATCGTTCAAGACTCAGAACaaatttcaagaagatGTATGGTAGATTCGTTTTCGGAGATTTTCTAcgaaatttattatatagaGAAAATATTACAATAAAATTCTATCAAATACGTCTaattaaataaagataaatatcatatattaataaatcgaGCGTAAGTTTAAATTATATCACTCTTAGGTTCCTAAGttattagtattatcaTGAACCTTGACGCAATGTCTCCAATCtggatttgaagaattatatatactttGCAACTTCTCTTCAGTATCAAGCCAATGTTTGTATTTTAATTTCGATTTCAAATCTAAATCATATATGTTACAGGTTAACAAAAATTTACCATATCCTTCAATATTGATTAGATTATTAATGTTGTTGTGTGAATTAtggatattattatacttgTTATACTTctcaaatttaataaatagCCCAACATCTCTTAAAGTCATTACCAACGAAAGGTTCTGCAGGACATCATATATGGAAGTAATATTCTTAATCAAGtcattcttattatttattctttgatattcctttaatttctgaaatacattatttgggttatttaaaaaaattcgaAATAACTGCTTGACTGGGATTTTATTGGTTTCAGATATTTCTATTAGTAAATCTTGCGGTATGAGCAGGAGTATATCATCTAGGCCTTgatcaattgtttcttcataCAATAAATCAAGGGGACAAAAATGTCTTTGAAAACCTCTTAACTGATTAAGCAGACAAGTTCGacaataatttgaagaaatgtTGTCATATAACCATTTCGgttttatttcaaatataactgaatcaatatcattgtTGAATTGCTCTTGTTTCTGTAATTTCTTCTGTTCTTGACcttgcaatttttcaggTACTGTATTCCTATTTACGCCAGCTTCTTGGACGGTAGTATCAGTTCCAATATATAGTTGGCAATTTCTGGATAAGAATTGTTTACAATAATCACCATCTAGTATATTTGGCAATAACAATCCATACCTTTCTTTTACCATTAATTTATTCccttcattattcaattggttAACAAAATCAGTTGTCAACACTACTAACTGAAtatcaatgatttgatGAGGAAATAATGGTTTGCATTTCAATTCGATAAAATCGTATAGTTCGCAAGTAGAGATGTATTGTTCATCTTCCTTCAATAATCTGACTCTTAATAGTTTATGCCTTAAATAATCATTGCTACCAGTATACTTGAACAATATATTAGCATTGCCTTTTGCAAAGTATGTCCACTCTCCTGGTGTGGTTATCTTATAAATTTCCATTCTAATTTAGTCATAAATATCTCGCAACGGCTTGTGGTAAATATTTGGTTGTGTAATTGAGttgtaataaattcaaGGAGGcgaattgaaataatctaaaataaataatgaataacaGAAGTCGAATTGAAATAGCCAGGGTTATATTAATGCAgaaattaatcaataagTGTTTCTTTCATGTACTTTCTCGTCGATAAAAGTTGGTGTGCTATTTTCCTTGTTTTCtaaagaattttttcaaatagaATCAAAGAGCTcaattttgtaatttttattttttagaattttatagatcaaattaattaattattgaGAGATATATACGAGTAAATGACAATTCACCACTAAACAAATGGCCTAAATTCCTTAGTTtctcaaaatatcattaatttctttcttagtgaaatttttgCGGTTCGTAAGATGGacattattatcaagaagCAATCTTCCAGGACCagtaattttgaaataaattgGCTTATTGTAGAACTTATTGATAACgttataaataataagctTTTTAAAAGAATGGTAGTAGCTTCTTAAGATCTTCATTTGGTTAATAATTCCAAGGGAAATAATTATTCTTGAGTATCGGGAGCTGatgaatgatttaaaaCTATTGATgtaagaattgaaaatagtaGGTAACTGAAAATTCCTGGAAAATTTTAATGGTTCAGTCCAAGGGCGGTTAAGAGTTGAATAGCTAATTGATGAGTTAGAAGCAACTAAGCtatttggatttattaaaatctgTTCATTAGGACTTAATGTGATATCAAATAGTTGCTCTTCTCCATTCACTATAATTATTCCTTTTCCATCGGTTTGAAAACTATTACACCTTTCAAGAAGTTCTATCGGCTTTAATTGTAGATTAAACCCGGTCCATGCAATAATACTcttatcattcaaaatagtCCATTTGTCCTCTATGCTGTTtacttcaattattgaataattattcatGCCCCCATTAATTAATAACGATACAGATGAATTAGACGTTAATTCTTGATATTCGGTTTTATGTAATATTTGGGGAACACTTGATagcttcttcaaatctCCATTTATCCCTATGATAGTACCATTCCTAATGCTCAATTTCGATGATTGAGGCAATGTAATATTAAGCAAGTCACTGGGATTTCCTAATGGCTTGAATGACGGTAATTCTATAAATGGCCCATTGCCAGTAACTTTTGgtaaattatcatttgataGTTCTTTGGATATATCCTGACTGGAATTAAGTTTGAATTTAGAAAGTATACTTATAGAACGTAATCCAATCGCCCTCCTCAATGACCTATTCGTTGCTCTACTACTCTTGACCGGGATCATATTTATGTTGTGTTTTCGTAGTTAAACTGTAGGTTGTTGattatttttctatattcaTATAAGGCTTATATAATCACAAACTCGCTTATcctttaaaattatatccTATGTATTAAACTTACTCtatttctaaattattcCTCTTGTATATGGAGATAGTGTAGAAACATGAATAGtataagaaataataactataaaaaaaaaggtataaaaattatcataCAAACTCATGTAACCACTTATCAGTTTCAAGAATCGATTCATAGTAAGTATCATTAATCAAGGTAGAGTCTTCTGcatgaataatttcaactagtttaatgaaataagaCCAGAATCTTATACCGTTGTCTAAATCATGGAGTAATTGATTAGTAGTTACGCTATTAACCCCATTAACGTTAATATTGAACGaggaattattaatttggAAGACCGAATTTAGGATATGGTCCTTGGTattcttgataatttcttcttttgataattcttGTGACGAAAGCCTCTGGTTGAtagaatattcaaaatatatctcCCCCAAAATTCCCAACAAGGTGTTATTACAATCGTTATAAAATGGCAACTGATCAATTAATTTGTACCAATCACTCTTATCATTAAATCTTGATTTGATAGTACTGTTTTCTTGATGTACAATGAAATCGACCAACAAACATTCAATATTGTTAATGACTGCATTAGAAACAAACTTGACGTGTGACCTGAAATTAATCAACGCCCTAGAAATAGGACCCTGATAATTAATTGGCGATACCTTAAACTTATGA
This is a stretch of genomic DNA from Debaryomyces hansenii CBS767 chromosome G complete sequence. It encodes these proteins:
- a CDS encoding DEHA2G17622p (similar to ca|CA0279|IPF10568 Candida albicans IPF10568 unknown function), giving the protein MIPVKSSRATNRSLRRAIGLRSISILSKFKLNSSQDISKELSNDNLPKVTGNGPFIELPSFKPLGNPSDLLNITLPQSSKLSIRNGTIIGINGDLKKLSSVPQILHKTEYQELTSNSSVSLLINGGMNNYSIIEVNSIEDKWTILNDKSIIAWTGFNLQLKPIELLERCNSFQTDGKGIIIVNGEEQLFDITLSPNEQILINPNSLVASNSSISYSTLNRPWTEPLKFSRNFQLPTIFNSYINSFKSFISSRYSRIIISLGIINQMKILRSYYHSFKKLIIYNVINKFYNKPIYFKITGPGRLLLDNNVHLTNRKNFTKKEINDILRN
- a CDS encoding DEHA2G17600p (similar to ca|CA0280|IPF10566 Candida albicans IPF10566 unknown function), with product MEIYKITTPGEWTYFAKGNANILFKYTGSNDYLRHKLLRVRLLKEDEQYISTCELYDFIELKCKPLFPHQIIDIQLVVLTTDFVNQLNNEGNKLMVKERYGLLLPNILDGDYCKQFLSRNCQLYIGTDTTVQEAGVNRNTVPEKLQGQEQKKLQKQEQFNNDIDSVIFEIKPKWLYDNISSNYCRTCSLNQLRGFQRHFCPLDLLYEETIDQGLDDILSLIPQDLLIEISETNKIPVKQLFRIFLNNPNNVFQKLKEYQRINNKNDLIKNITSIYDVSQNLSLVMTLRDVGLFIKFEKYNKYNNIHNSHNNINNLINIEGYGKFLLTCNIYDLDLKSKLKYKHWLDTEEKLQSIYNSSNPDWRHCVKVHDNTNNLGT
- a CDS encoding DEHA2G17578p (similar to uniprot|P16603 Saccharomyces cerevisiae YHR042W NCP1 NADP-cytochrome P450 reductase); the protein is MALDTLDYSVMVALALAILVYFGKDKIWPGDDGTSAGFVANVSAGGHSRDLIETLNKNNKNCIIFYGSQTGTAEDYASKLSKELGSRFGLKSMTVDFADYDFDNFAEISEDVLCFFLMATYGEGEPTDNAIEFFNFLDNEADTLSTLRFSVFGLGNSTYEFYNAIGKKANERLQELGAERFSAYGEGDDGLGTMDEDFLSWKDSVIDSLKNNLNFEEHEAVYQPSLNLIESVHSIDDAVVSHGEPNSAYVSNSVDLSKGPFDHAHPFLSKVVKTQELFNSKTRSCVHAEFDLSGTNLRYSTGDHLAIWPSNANENIEKFLEAFDLYDKTDNVFELKAADSTVAIPFHTPITYGAVVRHHLEISGDVSRQFLLSIAQFAPDEETKKEALRLGNSKELFATEIHEKCYNMADALLKISDGKPWNNVPFEFIVESVPHLQARYYSISSSSLSEKTAIHVTAVVESEKIGNQLVTGVVTNLLKNIEIEQNNKTDKPTVTYDLKGPRNKFSNYKLPVHVRRSTFKLPSNPSTPIICIGPGTGIAPFRGFIREKVSQIKINNATIGKIMLFYGCRSEDEDYLYKDEWPSYAQALGSQFEMNVAFSRKDPKNKEYVQHKLLENAEQINSLLNDGAFIYVCGDASKMARDVQSTLTKIIAKGRNISDEKSAELIRSFKTQNKFQEDVW